ATCATTAATATCTAGTTTCATCAATTATGAAGTACTGCTATCTCAGTACTTCCATTAATGAACCAAAAAATTCAATGACAAGGGACAGTTATGATacagtttctttttatgaacaGGTCCTCTTCAAGACAGAGAATTGCTGGAGGACTGGGACCATTTCTTTGTCATGCTCAAGGAAATGCTGTTTCGTGTGCCTGTAATGAAGAAGGCATCTCTTGGCTGTCTCTATAATACCTCTTGTGCATTCTCTGCTGATCACAGGTGGATTCTAGGGATGGTCCCTGAAGTAAGCTACTGACAACCTTGtttactgtttgttttctttgattttcttttttgttttttcagtaTTATTGTACATAATTGTGAATACTTATTGTTACAGTAGCTGTGTGGTTTGTGTGTATTATTACTAGAATCATAACACTGTAGTAGCCTGGAACTAGTTCAATGCATGTCCTGCAGGTGTATGGTACTTGCATTTACCTTTTACATGGATATTACTAAAGGGAAGTAAGTATGATGTGACATATATGAAATCTGTGTTGACAGGTAATTATGGaaatatttttactattactatccatTATAAGAGGCTTCTCAAAATGATGTGGGGCATTTATATGAAGAGTGGGAACTTATTTCATGATGCATTATCTTGTGTTTGTAGCTGACAAACTACTTTGTGGTTGGTGGACTGAGGAGTGGAGGTAGCAGTGCAGCAGGAGGCATCGGCTCCATGATTGCTGAGTGGATTGTTAGTGGGACGCCAAACATGGATGCATATGATCTGGATATCTTGCGTTTCCTACCAGCGCACAACAATGGGAAATTTTTATTAGATCGTGTACGAGAAGTTCCAGGTGAGACAATATCTCAATCTGTAACTTGATAGTTGATTTATTAATTTGTGTACCATgaccttatcatcatcattaacagcaGCAGTATCTGTACTTACATCACTAGCCAGTTATTTTCAAGTTATTGCTAGTTACAAATATCTCTATAAATGAAGTCGAGCGTAATGTGATACTTTTTGAttcaataaattttttttttcaatttggatTTATGTCAGATTTAATGTGCCGCATGTATTTCAGTAATTAATGTAGTAAGTTAttcatggttttctttttttataattttttcaatatctttcaGGAATCCACTACAGTATTGCGTATCCCTTTTCTGACTTCACGACTGGAAGATGCTTACGTATGTCACCAATATTTCCTCGACTGAAGGCTGCAGGTGCTGTGTTTGGGCAAGTGATGGGCTATGAACGGCCAAGTTACTTCCTTCACAAATCTAATGGAGATTCAGCTGGTAAGATTATTCTTGAGGTTTAAGAAAAGAAGCTACTTATTCATAATTCATTATTTGGTTGTTAAGCATTTATATAGATGGTGTTGTAAAGAGTTGAATATAGCAAGAGTAAGAAGATGTTTGATCTGTTGAACAATGTAAATAGGATCCTTAACAGTAACTCCTATCCTTTCATGTTCAGTAAGGAATGTACTGACATTCTAAATCCCCATAGCTTGTGACAGAGGTGtgaaaaatgaaatggaatgcaAGACTGAATTAATTTCCAGATTACGAGACTACCTTTGACAATGAGGCATCAATTCCCTTTCAAATTGCTACAACAAAAACATGGACCAAGCCACAATGGTTTGAGAGTGTTGCAAAGGAGTATGCTGCCTGCAGGGAAGGAGTTGCCCTTCTGGATTACTCCTCATTTGCAAAGTTTGATGTATGGGTAAGtgttctaatttttctttgtaatttttaATCTGCATGGTCTCTTTTTAAATATTTACTCATGTTTTAATAGTTGATATCAGGAAATTTGGAGATTCCATGGGAAGGTATAGGATGCATTGTGATATAATAAAAGTACAGCAAACCCTcaatatattgatttttttttatgcaagagggaaactagccaatggcaacaaattattaaaagaaagcccacttgaaatgcaagttccctaaaagattggtaaagaattagccaaaagacagggacaatgtcttgaaaccttcctcttaaaataagtcaagttgtaggaagatggaaatacagaagcaggcagggagttccagagtttaccagagaaaggtaggaatgattgagaataccagttaactcttgtattagagagtttgacagaatagggagaggaagaagaaagcgttgtgcagcgaggccgtagtagaaggggaggcatgcagttagcaagatcagtagagcaggtagcatgaaaatagtgataaaagatagaaagagatgcaatatttcggcagtgagaaagaggctgaaggcagtcagtcagaggaagggagttgatgagatgaaaagtttttgattccaccatatctaataaaactgagaGTTGAACCCCCCTCCTCccaacatgtgaagagtactccatacaagaatGGATAaaacccttgtacagagttggcAGTTGGAAGAGtgggaaaaactggcggagatacctcagaatgcctaacttcatagaagttgttttagcaagatatGAGATGTAAACTTTCCAGATAAGATTATCACTAAAGGActgaccgaggatattcagtgtggaagagggagactgtaaagtgttattgaagaagaggggatagttgtctggaaggttgtgttgagttgatagatggaggaattgagtttttgaggattTAATTGTGGAGATGTAGAGTACTTTGTCAAGATACCAATGAAAGACTAATTACTGTGTTTACTTTTCTCAGTCAAAAGGCGATGAAGTAGTGCAAGCCCTGCAGTACCTGTGCAGCAATGATCTGGACATTCCTGTTGGCAACATTATACATACTGGAATGCAGAATTCGTATGGTGGCTATGAAAATGACTGTTCACTGGCTCGCACTGCCCCAAATCAGTAAGTCTGATTGTGTTCTAGATTTGAAACTAACCTGTATTTGTTTAACTGTatgggttcttttttttttatagattttgTTATTCTTAGCTGGTGTCCCTCTTGTATTAAAAAGGGAAATCCATGTCTTTTATTATGAACCTTATCTGCTGTTTTAAGTTATCTTTTACGTTAAATTTTCTCTTCAATAGTAATCTGAAACTTTCATCTACTAATTAAAGTGAAATATATATTACACTTTTCTTTTAGATATGCTACAATTgacttcttccttgcttccttctcaAATATTCTCATAATGGTTGGATGTGGTTGTTGCAGCTACATGATGATAGCGCCCAGCATTCAGCAGACACGCAGCATCACTTGGCTCAAGAGGAACCTCCCATCAGATGGCTCCGTGGTCATGAGTGACGTCACCTCAATGTACACTGCCATATGCCTCATGGGTGAGTTTGCTCATTGTTAGTGGAAAAGGTTTTAAGTtacagataaatgaataaaagctaATGTCTATTTTGTTTCTGTGTCAATCATAAACACTTAAGCGTTTCAGTTACAAAATCATTGACACTTGTATTGGTGTCATCATACCTAATTTgtttatacaatatatatatatatatatatatatatatatatatatatatatatatatatatatatatatatatatatatatatatatatatatatatatatatatatatatatatatatatattaaatggaTATTCAGCTGCTAGCAAAAGATATTTAAGATTCACATGTTTGACCTATGAAAGTGGTCAGCATTGCTAACACCCCTTTGATCTGACAGGTCCATTGGCACGGAACGTTCTCTCTGAACTGACGGATGAAGATCTCTCACCCAAGgcgttccctttcttctctttcaaggAAATGGATGTTGGTCTTGCTAATGGAATTCGTGCCATGAATATCACTCACACAGGGGAACTAGGATGGGTATTATACATCCCAAATGAGGTACTGCCTTGTTTAGTATGTACAGTGGTACCCTGGTATGTGCCATCAAATtcagtaaatatgaaaacagaaaacagttagaggaaataatgaaaattttatCTCACTCATGGCTGTTTTGAGAGGTGAAACAGGGGTATTGTACATTATTGTGACTTGTTTTGACCCACACAGATATACCAAGCAATTTTTTTGGGGTATAACAAGTTGAACTTATTCCAAAGCAAATATTTACTGAGGTACCACTGTAGTATGACCATTAGTATAAATCTCAGTTGAGACATAATTGATTTCTCTCCAGAAGTTATAACTAATATTTAGTATTCTCTGAAATTCCTTCAAAAGTGTTAGTTGCAGTAAAAAGTTACTTCTTTGCTTATTTGTACACATCATTCCTCCATTACTCTTTCATGTTGATTAATTTCATATGTGCTTCTGTTCCTACCAGACAATGTTTTGTGTGTAATGAAGTTACTATGTATCCTCATTGTTACCTCTTCTGAAACAAACATATTTACATTTATGAAGAAACAAACTATACAAAACAGGAATTTGTTATTTCAGTATGCAGTACATGTGTATGAGAATTTAGTATCTGTGGGCAAGAAGTACAACATGCTTCACGCTGGTTATTATGCTATGCGTTCCTTAAGAATAGAGAAGTTCTATGCCTTCTGGGGCCAAGACCTGGACTCCACCACAACACCCCTGGAGTGTGGGCGAGGCTTCAGAGTTAAGCTGAATGTAAGTATTTCATTGTTATGTCTGCTAACATCCTGTGTTGATATTATATAGTAGTACCTTGGTTGTCatttcatttatgtgtttttcgatGTGTAAATTTTTAGAATATTGTACTTTGTTATATCTTAAGGTATTTAATATTATGTCATAATATTATTTGTGAAGATTGAGACTAGTACATTACATTAGTAGAAATGAGAGTCACATAAAGGGAAACATAAGGATCTTCTGAATTCATTTAATCTATTTTGAGAACTACATGGGTGGCAAATATTTACTGATCACCACAAACTATTGTTgaaagtagtgataataattgaTACATTTCATTCCACAGAAAGACATAGATTTCATTGGTCGAGAGGCTTTGGAAcaacagaagaaggaaggtgtGAAAAGATTGTATGTGCATCTGCAGCTGGAGGACCACAATCCTGAGGTGGACCCTTGGGCCTGGGGTGGAGAGCCTATCTATAGGGATGGTGTATTTGTTGGTGTTACCACAACCACTGGCTATGGCTTCACACTCAATAACTTGGTGAGCTGTGTGTTCTTGTCATTCTTATACACAATCTGCCATTTTCTTTGGTCATTGAGTGGCCACTTGCTACCATTCATTATTGCTTAGTATTTTATTTTTGGATGCTAAAAGTGCAGTCAAAATATCCGGCAATCAGTATCGTTGTACATAAGTAGATATACCAAGACCGTTCCCCCCTGATCATTATGGAAGGCAAAGAAGCAAACACTTAGAACCTCATCAACAACTGGTGTGCATAGCAAATAGATTGACCACTCTTTGAATTACATACTATTCAATTAGTACTGTATATAATGACTCAATATGCTAAAAGACCTTGCTTTAATATAACAGATTGGTCTTTCTCCGTATATCTCTCATTATAATGAaggtttactgtatttttttatgtattcttgTGCAGATAATGggaatttcttcctttccagatTTGCCTGGGCTTTGTAAGGAACTATGATAAGAATGGCAATATGGATTACGTGACTCCAGAATATATTATGGCTGGAGACTATGAAGTGGATATTGCTGGTGTGCGATATTCGGCCAGCGTCAGTCTGCGGTCACCTTCATTACCTTCCAAGTTCCCAGAGCCACAGAGCAACCGT
This DNA window, taken from Portunus trituberculatus isolate SZX2019 chromosome 15, ASM1759143v1, whole genome shotgun sequence, encodes the following:
- the LOC123503921 gene encoding pyruvate dehydrogenase phosphatase regulatory subunit, mitochondrial-like, whose translation is MMASGTVMILRTINNHWKNASFVLPSSCRSFHTGGPVSTDILQGRWASSHQYQQLDLEENFASSKLVLDDLPPKEAKVVVCGGGMVGTSVLYHLAMLGWGKDVVMLEQGRIGGASSWRGSGFLGGVKLTGPEMKILCKSKTLAKELSDAGHDTGWKQCGGLHLARTRDRITHFRKMRAIAEANGTECYILSPEETAKKCDIINTSDLVGSFWVPNDGVCDPYKLTFTLLKLALEQGAHVVDECHLSRIMVQNERVVAVETSKGMIECDYIVNTGGLWARNIGQMSEPQVKVPVHPAEHYFLYTQKLDGIDPMMPALRDPDGNIYIREFNGGFLCGGFEKWAKPSFEKELPGPLQDRELLEDWDHFFVMLKEMLFRVPVMKKASLGCLYNTSCAFSADHRWILGMVPELTNYFVVGGLRSGGSSAAGGIGSMIAEWIVSGTPNMDAYDLDILRFLPAHNNGKFLLDRVREVPGIHYSIAYPFSDFTTGRCLRMSPIFPRLKAAGAVFGQVMGYERPSYFLHKSNGDSADYETTFDNEASIPFQIATTKTWTKPQWFESVAKEYAACREGVALLDYSSFAKFDVWSKGDEVVQALQYLCSNDLDIPVGNIIHTGMQNSYGGYENDCSLARTAPNHYMMIAPSIQQTRSITWLKRNLPSDGSVVMSDVTSMYTAICLMGPLARNVLSELTDEDLSPKAFPFFSFKEMDVGLANGIRAMNITHTGELGWVLYIPNEYAVHVYENLVSVGKKYNMLHAGYYAMRSLRIEKFYAFWGQDLDSTTTPLECGRGFRVKLNKDIDFIGREALEQQKKEGVKRLYVHLQLEDHNPEVDPWAWGGEPIYRDGVFVGVTTTTGYGFTLNNLICLGFVRNYDKNGNMDYVTPEYIMAGDYEVDIAGVRYSASVSLRSPSLPSKFPEPQSNRYLATQT